GACCAAAGTAGTCTTTTCGTAGGTTTATTTTGCATTTACATTGGGGTTTGCTGGTAAGACTGGTAGCAAACCCTTCTCTCATATGGATTCTTTATACATTAGGGTCAGAAATGTGGTGTAGTTTTACCAAAATGACATAAGTTCAGGTCCATAAGCTTGTAACTTGGCCTACTGGTGTCCACAATTATCCCGAAAGCAGTTTTGTCTTGCGAAACGAATAATAGTTCTTGAATTTAGGCCACTTTCTCCTTTGTAAGGTCATGCATCTTTTAAGCATTCAGTATTTCACTATGCAACCCCATGTTGTTCGGACTCTCCAAAATGTTGTTACACCTGTGTCGGATCCTCCAAgaatgcactacttttggaggatacGGCACGCACATGTccacatttttgaagagtccgagcaacagaGATGCAATCACTTTTTCAGTGCCTGCAATTACTCACTGTTGTAGTGGTAGAACCTGCCAAAGGAGTACCATGTGATTTTTAAGTTTTTGCTTTTCTACCAGCTAAGTGGACAAGTCTTTTTCCTTTCACCCACAtctcttttttaatttgaacTTCTAAGCATAAGGTGGAAAAATCAGTTTCTTCTCAGAGTTTAATATTggtctggaaatgtgaaaatctAAATTAGCCAGTCCAAAGTGCAAGTTATATCAGTTCCAAACCTTTTTTTACTGATTCTGAATATCATTAAACGATGGAGTCACAATGCAACTGAGCACGGACAAGTTTGTCCAACTGAAATTAATTTAACATTATAGTTGTGAAGACTTGTGGGTTATGGTCTTATGGAGTTCTAAAACCCTTAATTCCACTAAAATCCTTAGCTTcctctttttatattttctgcTATATTTTCCTAATTGTCTGTGTAACCAATAGTCAAAGTATAtgtgtttctttttcttttatttcttgttcTTTTGGACTTTTTTATGTTGTTGCTGATCTTAATTTTGTAAATTCTTCTTTGTGGGTTTTCTCTTGTACTGATCAGGGGATTCATATCTTGTGGCTGGTACTGATGGTGTGGGGACAAAACTTAAGTTGGCATTTGAAACGGGAATTCATGATACCATTGGGATTGATCTTGTAAGTTTGATTcatctttttatgttttttgcAGATATGCAAGAACTAATGGTGTCTTTCTTCCCAGGTTGCGATGAGTGTTAATGACATTGTCACTTCTGGAGCAAAACCTTTATTTTTCCTTGATTATTTTGCAACCAGCCGCCTTGATGTTGACCTTGCAGAGAAGGTACGTCTGGCCACATATATCTATCTTACTTCCTGGCATTTCTAGAGCCTTATTCAAACTGGTGTGTTGTCTCCTTTCCTGTAAAACAGAGTTGTCTTCTTACATGTATGCAGGTCATAAAAGGTATTGTGGATGGTTGCCAGCAATCTGACTGTGCTCTTCTAGGGGGAGAGGTACTTATAACTCCATTTTTAATCTAAAAATCACTCctagtaattttttttgtgaCACTCATATTCTGCAGCAAAAGCATTATATATGAATGACAAATATTGAGCTGCTGTTTCTAACAAAAGAATTTCAGCATAAAGTTGATTAGTTTgtgctacttttttttttccgtTGATGTGTGCATTGAGTCATTGAGACATTCTGGATCACTTATCAAAACTTGTAGCATGTCATTTTCCTGTTTCGTCACACCCTTCCTTTTTCTTGTGCTATTATGGGTTAGTATACTACTGCATATAGCTTCTCTCactcacaaggtcccaaatgtTGGTTTTGTTTCATGACATGGAAATGTGTGTGGTAAGAATTCTTCTATTTATGTAGAATTGGCTAATGTGATCGAGTATATTTGTTGAGTGTGAATAATGACAtgcttttaattattatatgtttGGTAAACCATGGTTATGGAATTAGAAACAATCTCCTTTTATTGCATTCGGTTGATTTAATGTGCGTTTCAGACTGCAGAGATGCCAGATTTCTATGCCGAAGGCGAGTATGACCTCAGTGGGTTTGCTGTGGGCATTGTTAAAAAGGATTCAGTTATTGACGGGAAAAGTATCAAGGTTGGAGACGTTCTTATTGGTTTACCATCTAGTGGAGTTCATTCAAATGGGTTTTCTCTTGTTAGAAGGTTTGTCTACCTTGAGAGGAATTATGCATTTAAgcctttaaaaataatttgataagTTCATTTTCTTTTGACTTGCATGCTTTTCTTTCCTtcctttgaataatgataatatgcTACTCTGTGTAGGGTTCTGAAGCAAAGTGGCCTTTCCTTGAAAGACCAGCTTCCTGGTGAATCTATTACACTTGGTGAAGCTTTGATTGCCCCAACTGTTATATATGTTAAACAGGTTTCACCTTTGGTTCCTTTCCTTCAAGTTCtattaataaaatttcattttttaatatcGGTATGCAGTAATGTGTTTCATGGATTTGGAAAATGAAGGTTCTTGATATTATTAACAAAGGAGGGGTTAAAGGAATCGCCCACATTACAGGAGGTGGCTTCACTGACAATATCCCTCGAATATTTCCTAAAGGCCTTGGAGCCCTTATTTACGAGGGCTCTTGGACAATTCCTCCTGTTTTTAAATGGATTCAAGAGGTGAGTATCTTTTGACACTTGTTTGAATGTTCTTCCACTAATTACTTGCACATGGGATACTAATCGGTTACACTTCTATTGCATGTCATATTGTTGAGAAATCAATTAACCtgcattttttttccagtttttgtttctttctttaatGTTTGCAATATGGTCATTGAAGTGAAGGCTGGAAGAATAGAAGATGCTGAGATGATGCGGACTTTCAATATGGGAATCGGGATGGTCCTTGTAGTTAGTCCAGAAGCAGCTGATCGGATTCTTGGGGAAGTAAAGAAGACGAGCACTGCATACCGGATTGGTGAGGTTGTAAAGGGTGATGGAGTAAGCTATAGCTGAAAGGTATGCAGGTGGTCATCGGAGGATATCAATATCAGCATGTCTTTGTCCACTCAAGAATGACATGAAGTTATGAGAGTTTTTTGTTCTACCTTCGATTTAGAGTTTGAAATTTAGGAGCCTCTCTTATCGATCGTGTTTATGGATCTTTGTATCGTCTAACAACCAATGCATAGACTCTTAAAGATGTGTTGTGTTATGTGTATTGGTGTGTCATTAGTTACATCTGTTAGCCATGAGGAGGATGTAGACAACTTCAAGAGATTTTGAAATAGTTTTGCATGGAGTTTAGTAAATGATTTCCGTTATATTCCATTTTGATCAAAAGTGTCTTCTGATAAGTGCTGCTAATACCGACTTTATACTTTATTTTTCCATTCTAGGACAGTCAAAATGACTCAGATTATACTACAAATAATAAGCCGCAGATGTTTGTGTTCATCTGCAACtataaattatttgattaagaGTAAAATGAGcactttaaagttaaattgttatttcctccgtctcaatttatgtgacaccttTCAAATTTCGAGATTCAAATAAGTCTAACTTGACCGtaactttttcatatatttttaaatattttgaagtattaattattgtgatttataatatttttttacgtAGTGTCctaatatataaatttcatttcaaaaaacTTGAATACTCAAATCTCCAAATTTAGAttgtttgatttttaaaatttgaattatgcCACATAAATTTGGACAAATAAAgtactaaatatagaaatatgtcaTCTTTTTTTAGATtgacttaaaaaataaaataagtcatataaattgagatagaaaaaatatatttttgaatcaaGGAtctatgaattataattttccCACTCGTGAAATCAGACAACTTTTTTTTCCCGTAGTTGTAATGGCACCCACacacaaaataagaaaatgttGTAAATTAAATATAAGTCCACCAAGAGGCTTAAGCTTAAAGTAGCTGTTGTCAGCACAAGTACTTAGCTTCCTCAGTGTTCATTACTCACatcaaaagaggaaaaaagaaaaagattataATACACacataaaaaggaaagaaaatttctCTTGAAGAAATGGTTTGATTCTTCTGCTACTCTGCATTTAAAAGTGGACATTACAACACTTGCCTTTCTTTCATATGTAAAAACAAAGAGAGAAGAAGCTAGTTAGTTGtgccatttttatttttcaacaccATGCTACTTAAAGATTGGATCTTTCTGAGCTTTTTGGTTATGAAATGTTTTGTTGGTAATGTTTCTTCTTTCCTTCAAGCCTTTCTATCTTTGAAATGAAGTTTTTTGTGTTATTTGTAATGTTTTCTACTTAGTGTTTGGTAAAGAAATGTCTAATTTAATTTCAAGTTTATCCCATAGACTTGTTTTCTTCTATTACATTGTTGTTATGTCTAAGAGAAAGTTTTAAGCTTTTTGTTTATGAAGTTCATCATACTCATTGTTATGAGGATTTCTTGGcttgttttttaaaaaacattgtTCATTTGAGCCGAGGGTATATTGAAAACATTTTTTCTACACCTCAAAGTTacggagtaaggtctgcgtacctCCTACCATTTCTAGACTTCACTTGTCGGGTTACACTACTGTTTAATGAACATTGTTCCTTTGAGCCGAGTATCAAGTTAAAAGTTAAGGTCTGTGTACATACGACTCTTCCTAAAACCCACTAGTGGGGTTCCTTTAAGCCAAGTATCTGCcaaaaacagtctctctaccatCAAAGTTAGGGATAATGTCAGCATACATCTCACCCTTCCTAAACCCACTAGTGGCATTACACcggttatgttgttgttgttgtttttgtttaaaGAATATTGTTATAATGATTTTGGAATAGACTATTAGGTGGGGATGTAAATGTACAGTTGAATGAAATAGTTTTGTATCAATGTCTACAAGGGAAGAAAGGAATAAGGGtaaagtcaaaaatgaaaaaaaagaagatttggTTAATAAAGAAAATGGTTTCGTTTTGGTTGATACTGTGGTGTTTTTACTTTTGGTGGATTAAAGGAAGAGAAAAATCACTTCAAAGAAATATTATGATTAAAAACACCAATACACTTTGTTTTTGACTTGAGATATTCAATTGCTAAATCTTCCCAAATAATAGTTAAATGagataaagaaaagacaattttGACAAAAAGTTAATGCTAGTCTGAAACAGAGCTATTTTGATGGTTTACGTATTTACTACTAAAAGATGAATTCCTTTTCCTGAACTAAAGAAAACACTCATTTTTTGTTTTGCTGTCCAAAGTAGTTCTTTATGATTTAGCTCAAACAATATAGTTGTCGTTGGTTTGATAATCTAGTAACACCAAGAGAGTGGGCTTGCGAGGAGCTATGTTGCTCAGACTATTCAAATATGTTGCTAGAGTCCGTGTCAAGAAGTTAAATCTCTGTTTAGATTAGTGTTTCACACAATATTGCTTTAAAGTTGTGTTTTCTTACTCATTAAAGTTGTTGTATGTTGTTACATTATTACTATAAAACATATATAGTGGTAAAAGTAGAGGGCATGGTGCAAGAGAAAGAGGATGCAACCGTTCCAATTACAACTCTGTCACCTCCTGAAGGCAACACAACATTCCTTGGTGGCACAACATGGTGTGTGGCACGGGCCGGGGCTCGGCAGTTTGATTTGCAGAATGCATTGGACTGGGCTTGTGGATTGGGGATGGCGGATTGCAGGCCCATCCAAGCCGGTGGCCCTTGTTTTGAGCCCAATACACTTCTATCCCATGCTTCATTTGCTTTCAATAACTACTACCAACAGAATGGAAATTCTGATATTGCCTGCAATTTTGGAGGAACTGCAATGTTGACTAAAATCAACCCAAGTAAGCATCTgtttggcctttctttcttttttcggATCCACATGACTTTAGTTTCTAAATAACTTACGCCCCACTAGGCATACGTTTGATTTCTAAAAGACAAAAATTTATAAACCGGCTCATTTGTAGGACAAAACGTgcaattttatgaaatagaagTAATTGTTTTTGTTTGGGAAGGCATGGAAAACATATATGCTATATTAACATTTCCATTGTTTTATGTTTTAGGTCATGAAAAATGTATTTATGCTACATCCAGTACTAGGTAACGTCGACTATTATTTGTAACTTCACTCTTCATAAAATATTATGTTGCTCGAATCCttcgaaaatatcaccaaacatgtCGGATCTTccaaaatcattaatttttgAGGATTCGACTCAGGTTTAACAATATTTTCGAAGAATCCGAGCAATGTAACATACATATGAAAATACCTAAGCATCCCTATATCTTAACTGGTCTCCTCTTTCTTTGTTTTGATCCTAAGGATTGAGAACATGAAGTCTGGAGCACCTCCATTTCCCAAAGAAAGGTTAAGCATTATGTGGTGGAAAATAGCCATGATTCTTCTTCTCTTGTACTCAGGAAGTTGAGATGTAATTTTGCTATAAGCTGAAAAAAAACAAAGGCCAACTTTTTGTCTGGAAGAAAGTAGAGGGGGACATAATCAAGAAGAGAtactataattaattaagataTGTATAGCCCTCTGGGACATTCTTAGAGTGGTTTAATTTCTTAAGTATATTCCTTCCTTTCTTGTTGTATTAAGCATCTCAACCATTGAGAAGAAATCTCTGGCTTCATTTgttataaagaaaaaacaatgcTGATCATTTTGTACTACTGGTGATTACTTTAGTAATTAGTATGAATTTGGagtgaattttaaaatttcaagaatccaatttgaaaaatattactccctccgtttaaGAGAATGATCTAGTTTGATTTGACATGGAATTTAAGAAAACAAAGAAGATTTTTCCATCTTGTGGACCTAAACTAAAGTTatgtcaaatatatcaaaatattatttaatcttgTGGCCTTAAACATGCCacgtgaaaaattgaaattaaaattttaccaaaaaagaaaaggggtcattctttttgaaataaattaaaaagaaaagaaaaggaggtCATTATTTTATAAACTAAGGGAGtattatcttaaatatttatgtatataatatagAATATTATGAGAGGTGAGAGTGGGGATAGAAGTGTGGAGTGGTGGGGATGGGAGCTAGGATTGTTTAAAATCGAACCGAGAAAAAATGATCGATTTATTGGTTATTGGTTCAACGGTTTACATAacaattttgattttctttatatcgagttattaatttttaatgatttgagatttttttaatGGGTTAACCGACAATCCGATAGTAAAATAATGAATAACATTTAATATCACTAATTGGTATAAAAGTCCTTGACTTAGTCGTTTGGTAGCTGGCTAGAGTTATGCAGAGATTAATTATGCAGATATTAGTAATGTATTTGTTAGTTATGAAGGATTAAGTTATGTAGGTATTAGTTATGCATGGtttaactatatataaattACAGTATATTAGTGAGTTAATTTGTAtttcttaatttaaaaaatatttagtgaGCTAATACTTATTATAcccattaaaataaataactatctaaataacacattaaaattaaataaataccaACATTTAAAAGCaataaagcaaaaaaaaaaataactagcAATTAAAAGTAATTTGTATCGAATAGGATTAAAGAGATaagtaatttaaattaaattaattgataaataactaaaaataaattaatacatgTATTGGCAATGCGTTGTAGAGAAACTAagcaaataaattaattaaattaacaagGAAATAATTAACAGTCGTTGCCTTACGGCCAAAAAAACAATTAACAAGAAATTAAGCAAAGAAACTAAAAGTAATTAAGCCATTAACAAGACAAACCACGGACCCCTGCAAAAAAAGTGGTAAtgcttttttttatatttaaattcttaaatatatttgatttgttgtaaattaatatacatttaaaaataaattgataagAATAAATGtgtaatttactattttaataccTGTATAATTAATACCTGCATAACTTATTTCATTTTGTATCTCACATAAATTATACATAGATCCCCTCATAAGTTATATAAGCATTAATTATGTAGGATtataaaaatgaaacaaaacaCCATATAAAACTAATACATGAATTACAACATTTGAAAACCTACCAATCAAACATTGTgtaaaattaatacatgaataacttttaTCCTATTTGCAAAccaaatatgatataaaattaatacataaataacagGTATACATGAATTACAATATTATGTGTTTAGTTTTATACTTTCACTATCAATTCATATGCATAGTTCACTtggtttgttattttattttaaagtgaTTTGCAATGATTTTTTAATATGAAATTTTAACGATTAAATTAATAATCGAATTGataaaaatcaataataatttagtattttattaatctataataaataaataaatcatataaatttcaaaatCGAATCAAAATGATGAATACACTTCCCTAATGAAAGCTATTGAGGTGGAAATGATTAATGTAAAATATGATTTGTAGAtcttgtttttctatttttacatgaaaagttatttttgtcattcttaaagatttatttttttaaaataatattttttcttatcaattaaagataattttttttacagtaTCGAACACAACCTTTGTatttaacaatttttttcctGGGGCAGTGGTCATCGAAGTGACGGCACATTACAGGCCCAGCCATTTGCTTTGATGCACGCCTTCTTATTGTCATCTTCCTTTTGTTTCTTTCCTCTTTTTGTTCaaaaactttctttttatcatacACAATTTCCTTGTGTTTGGTGAAATAGATTCTCAAATACTTTTGGAAAATTATTGGGTAAAGTTTAGGGAAAAGTAAGTCCATgtcttataaaaataaaataattatatttaaatatctttttataatttatattctCCAAAATATGAGATTCGCAATCAAGATATCATCGCAATATCAATATATTGATATAGTATCATTGAGGATACTTTagtccttaatgataccaccataatatatttatatactgtCATGGTATCATTGATGTCTACTTCTATCCTTCAGCTACATCTCCATAAAACCATCATTTACTgacatggtatcattaaggatcgTTTTATATAATCATTAAGGATCGTTTCATACAAATATTGAATGAtaccattatatatatatatatatatatatatatactgtgatgatattataaagATTTTCCTAAGTCATTCGATATTACATGAATGATACTACCACAGTATATTCGTATattatcatgatattgaaaatttttaatgagacacttttaaaatcctcaatgataccataacaatatctTGATACTTTAtcagtatcatataggattaagctctttttttaagaaataaaaataaaataattaagagaaaattatcaaaatcacaatcttatttattaaactaattagtaaatatattctttgtgatactccgtcggtaTGTTGATACCATATCGATTTCATATAGAACTGAACTTAATCTGTTGTGATACTCCATCGCTATGTTGATATCCTACTGAGCgcgaatttaaaaataattaaaggaagTACAGAGGTAATTAGTTTGGACCGAATGGGTACTGGAATGAACTATTTTGGGATGAGATATGAGTGGCAAATAGTTTGTTAAAAAGGTTTATTTTCCGTAGTTTTTCCTAAAGTTTAACCATAAGTTTGATTTtagtttttagaaaaatatttgattttttttaaaaataaaagtatatttataagttctaaaaattattaaaaatatttatatatttatattatcatttataatgaacatatatcgtgaaaaattaataatgaaCACTACACATATAAatctgaaaaaagaagaaaaaaaatcattgatttgtatatataaaaattactt
This region of Solanum dulcamara chromosome 9, daSolDulc1.2, whole genome shotgun sequence genomic DNA includes:
- the LOC129903178 gene encoding glucan endo-1,3-beta-glucosidase 13, whose translation is MLLKDWIFLSFLVMKCFVVVKVEGMVQEKEDATVPITTLSPPEGNTTFLGGTTWCVARAGARQFDLQNALDWACGLGMADCRPIQAGGPCFEPNTLLSHASFAFNNYYQQNGNSDIACNFGGTAMLTKINPSHEKCIYATSSTRIENMKSGAPPFPKERLSIMWWKIAMILLLLYSGS
- the LOC129903989 gene encoding phosphoribosylformylglycinamidine cyclo-ligase, chloroplastic/mitochondrial isoform X2; amino-acid sequence: MNTSCGANMELSRCIAASPIFHLKSSISEPRSCVPKLQGFSKKLSPLCKDITARSNRERSITFSVTCSASQVDIAADEPSSLTYKDAGVDIDAGSELVRRIAKMAPGIGGFGGLFPLGDSYLVAGTDGVGTKLKLAFETGIHDTIGIDLVAMSVNDIVTSGAKPLFFLDYFATSRLDVDLAEKVIKGIVDGCQQSDCALLGGETAEMPDFYAEGEYDLSGFAVGIVKKDSVIDGKSIKVGDVLIGLPSSGVHSNGFSLVRRVLKQSGLSLKDQLPGESITLGEALIAPTVIYVKQVLDIINKGGVKGIAHITGGGFTDNIPRIFPKGLGALIYEGSWTIPPVFKWIQE
- the LOC129903989 gene encoding phosphoribosylformylglycinamidine cyclo-ligase, chloroplastic/mitochondrial isoform X1, yielding MNTSCGANMELSRCIAASPIFHLKSSISEPRSCVPKLQGFSKKLSPLCKDITARSNRERSITFSVTCSASQVDIAADEPSSLTYKDAGVDIDAGSELVRRIAKMAPGIGGFGGLFPLGDSYLVAGTDGVGTKLKLAFETGIHDTIGIDLVAMSVNDIVTSGAKPLFFLDYFATSRLDVDLAEKVIKGIVDGCQQSDCALLGGETAEMPDFYAEGEYDLSGFAVGIVKKDSVIDGKSIKVGDVLIGLPSSGVHSNGFSLVRRVLKQSGLSLKDQLPGESITLGEALIAPTVIYVKQVLDIINKGGVKGIAHITGGGFTDNIPRIFPKGLGALIYEGSWTIPPVFKWIQEAGRIEDAEMMRTFNMGIGMVLVVSPEAADRILGEVKKTSTAYRIGEVVKGDGVSYS